The sequence below is a genomic window from Flavobacterium keumense.
TGATATTGAGCTTGTTTGTCCCATATCAATTCAAATTCATCTACGTACATTTTACGAGTAGTGTATCGGTTTCTAATTCGTTCCAAACCATCTTGAAAAGGTTGATTTTCTTTTGGATAAATTTCAAACAAATAGGATCCCAAAGTTTTATCTTGAATACTCTCTTGAGTTTCTGTTATCCCAATTTTTCCTTCTTTTGGATTTCCTTTAAAAATAGCGCCATCATCATTTCCTCCTTTTCTGCTATTACTTAAAAAACCTCGTCTTTGAATTAAATGATACAATATTCTACCAATTTCTTCTAAAGATAATGTTTCATTTAAAGCTTTTTGTCTTAATTCATATGGATTTAAAGCAAACCAATTTGCTAATTTATCAGATGGTAACTCTTTGGTCTTCTTCCAATCTTCAAAATCACTTGCAACCATTGGGCACATTTTATTTTCAGAAAGTGCTTTTAACAGCACTTTCTTTCTTAGTTTTCTTCTAAAAAATTGACGTCTTACTCCTCTTGCCCTTGTTCTTCCAGCGTTTTTAGAAATTTCTCTTCCTACACCTTCTCCAAGGTTTTCAACTCCCATTGGGAAAATTCGACTTCCTACATCTAAAATTTTATTTTGAGCATCATCGATTAATGCCCATCCTATTGAATTTGTTCCTAAGTCTAGTCCTAATATTTTTGTCATTGTATGTAAGATTTGGTTTAGCTAATTTAATTAAAAAAAAATGTTGCTTTATATTTTTTTTTATAAATTTGTTAGTGATTAAAATTTCTAATCTTTAATCTTATCACAATAAGGCTATATGCCGTAGATGAAAATCTTTAGTCCTGCTTCGGTGGGACTTTTTATTTTTTTATAGTTCTTAAATCTTAGAATAATACAACTAAATAATTTTAATCTTTTTTTATATCAATGACCTCAAGAGAAATCTTGAGGTTTTTTTATGTACTCAAATAGTCTATAATATCTTCTATTTCATCAACTAAAGATTTTATTTTTTGGTCTGAATAGACAACTAAGTTGAACCAATGACTCTAAAAAAATTAGGGTCATTTTTTTTGCAAAAGTCTCAAATCTGAATTAAAAAAGTTCGAGACAACTCCTCTATTCTCCACTGAAACTATTTCAAAAAAAGCTAAAAGCCTGTAAATCCTATGATTTACAGGCTTTTTCATTTTGGCTACTATTCAAATTATGCATTAAATCACAATGTGTAGGTGATAAATTCGGGTACCCTAAAATCCAAGAAAAAAAGGTAACCGAATTTCTCGCTAGCCCAACACTGGCAAGCTGTTCAGAAGATGAACATCTTGACAAAAAGTGGCTAAAATTCTAATTTGAATAACAAAAAAGGTGACCACAAATGAAACACAAAATCTCAACCCTGTTTTATGCCAAAGCAGCTAAAACATCCAAAAACGGATTACTCCCAATCTATCAACGAATCACAGTTAACGGTGAACGAATCGAAATGAGCACTTCTAAATTTATAGAAAAAGCCAAATGGAACACAAGTGCAGGAAAAATCAAAGGCAGCTCAGAAGAAGCCAGATTAATAAATAGTTACCTCGACATCCTTAAAGCAAAAGTGTACGAAGCCGAAAAATGGATGGTAAACAACAATCTTGAAATTAATGCCCAAACATTTAAAAACAAGCTATTAGGTATAGAAGAAAAACAGCATAAAATAATTCTAATATTCCAGGAGCACAACAAGAGAATGAAAGAGCTAATCAACAAAGAGTTCTCTATAAACACCTACAAAAAATACGAAACTACCCTAACGCACACAAAAGAGTTTTTAAAAACCCAGTATGCTATTAATGATATTTCCATTAACCGGATAGATCTTGCCTTCATTAATAATTTTGACTTCTATTTAAGAAATACTAAAAATTGCAACAACAATTCGACTATTAAATACATTCGAAACTTTGGAAAAATTGTCAAACAATGTTACAAAAACGGATGGTTAGACAGAGATCCTTTCTTAAACTACGACGGAAGAGTCAAAGAAGTAGAAAGAACCTATTTAACCGAAACTGAAATAGAAGCACTATTAAATAAAAAATTCCAAATCAAACGATTAGAACTAGTAAAAGACCTGTTTTTATTCAGTTGTTTTACTGGGCTAGCTTATATCGATGTATTCAATCTAACACCTGCCAATATTATAATAGGTATCGATGGCGAAAAATGGATTTCCACGCACCGCCAAAAAACAGAAAGCGCCTCAAAAATTCCCATACTCCCTGTAACGCAAATGATCATCGACAAATACGAAAACCACCCACAGAGCAACAACGAGGAAAAGCTCCTCCCTATTCTATCCAACCAGAAGATGAACGCCTACTTAAAAGAAATAGCCGCTGTATGCGAGATCAACAAAGAACTCACCTTTCACATTGCCAGACATACCTTTGCGACAACCGTAACCCTAACAAACGGCGTACCCATAGAAAGCGTGAGCAAAATGCTAGGACACAAAAACCTACGCACCACCCAGCACTATGCCAAGGTATTAGACAGAAAAGTAAGCGAGGACATGAAAATACTCAAAGACAAGTTGACAATGAACTTAACTATGACTAAAACAAGCGCACAATCATAACCAAAAATAAATCCTTAGCACTGCACTGAGTACAAGCAAACTTTTAGAAAAACAAATTGACCTTCTATTGAGGCGTTTTAATTGAGTACGGAGGCTCAGATTTTTTCTTTCAATTCTATTGGTTCCAAAGCGGGTAACTTTATGAATAGTGTTGTGAATTAAAAATTTGTAGTGAATCAACCCATCAGTATAAATTCGTTTGGGATTGGAAAGTACTACGGTTTTGATAACTTGATTGAGTGTTTTCTTGGTTCTTGAACCAACAGCAAAACTGATTACATTTTTATTGACTCTATCTAAAGCATATACAATCCAAATTACCTTGCCTTTATGCCTTAAAAAAGTCCTCATTTCATCTACTTCATAGATTTGACCAGAATAAATCGGTGGCGATTGCACTCCTTTGGCAATAAATACTATACGTTTTAGTAAAGTGGTGGTAGAAATACATAAAACTCGAGCCATACTTCTAATTCCCATACCCTCTTTAATAAGCATTATGATATGGGCATTAATTTCTTTACTACATCCCTTGCTTGTATAAAAATCAATACACCGTTTTGTACACGTTTTACAATAAAATTGTTGTTTTCGGTTAGCAGTAAACCCATTTTTAATAAGTGTAGGAGCAGTACAATGAGGACAAATTTTAGTATCACTAATTTTGATACACGAGGACTGATAAAAAGCCATTTTAAAAGATTTAAGCGATAATAAAATATACAAAAGGAGAGACATACAGCCTCTCCTTTTGTAAAATAAATTAACTTAAACATTGATTATCAATATAGTAACTTATTGATTTGGAGTCATCACTAATTTTGATACATTACCACTAAATTGGATTTTTCCTAAGAGAATATTTAGTCTATAATCCAAATTTAAAGATTTTGAAAACACTCTCCTAGTTTTGAATTAAATCAGTCCACTTTTTGCTGATGATTTAAATATTGTAAAAGTTTCAAATCTGAATTAAAATAGTTCGAAATAACTCCCCTTTTTTCCACAAAAAAGTCCCAATTTAATTTGGGACTTATTTTATAACTTCCTTAGTCGCTGCATGATAAAAAGTACAATAATAGGAATCGTCAATAAAACAACCATCAAACTATGTTCTACTATTAATTGTGGTTGTTTGATTAACGTAATTACATACCCCCCAACAGCTCCTCCAAAATGTGCCGAATGTCCAATGTTATCGCTCTGCGATTTCATTCCGTAAATGGAATACAACAAGTACAAAATACCAAAAAGATACGCTGGAATGGGAATAACAAAAAACAGCCCTAGCATCATATCTGGTTGCAACATAATTGCAGAATACAACACTCCTGTCACTGCACCCGAAGCACCCACGGCACGATAGCTATAGTTATCTTTATTAAAAATATAAGTCAATAGATTTCCAAAAATCAAACTTCCAAGATAAATTATCGCAAAAGTCCAATTTCCCAAATAAGCTAAAACTAAAGGAGCAAAAAAATACAATGTCAACATATTGAACAGTAAATGAGTAAAATCAACATGTAAAAACCCAGATGAAATCATTCGTATTTGTTCGCCACGCTGAATACTACTAACATGAAACTCATATTTTCTAAAAAATGAGAGATCATTAAACCCTCTATAACTTAACAAAACCGTAACCGTAATGATTACTACTAGAATCAAATTCATATACTTCATTTTTGTGTAAGTAAATATAGTAAATCAGCTTAATTGAAGTTGTTAATGTTTTACTATATAATCCAAGATTATTTTGAATTATATTTGTCAAAAATAACTACATGCAATTTTTGATTTATATTATTAGTTTTCCATTTCTTTGGCTTATTTCCAAATTACCGTTTAAATTATTTTATTGGTTTTCAGATGGAATTTATGTACTAATCTACTATATTATTGGATACAGAAAAAAAATAGTACGACACAATATTTTAATAGCACTACCTAATCTGTCAGAATCGGAACGTTTGAAAATAGAAAAAAAATTCTATCGTCATATGTGTGACATGTTTTTGGAAATGATTAAAACAATGTCCATTTCAACTGAAGAAATGAAAAAGCGATTCAAAATAACCAATATTGAAGTAGTAAAAGAATACGAACAAAAGAATAAAAGTATCATATTATTGGCTTCCCACTATGCCAGTTGGGAATGGCTATTATCCATCAATGAAAGTACATCATTCAAATGCATCGGTGTTTATAAAAAAATAAACAATCCGTATTTTGACAAACTCATTCGCAATATTCGATCTAAATTCAATTCTGAATTAGTTGCTACTGATAAAACTATTGCTTTAATAGCTGAAAATCAAGAAAAGGGAATCATGGGAATGTATGGATTAGCTAGCGACCAGTCCCCTCAAGTTCATAAAACGTTTCATTGGCAACAATTTATGGGAATAGAAGTACCCGTTCATACTGGTGCCGAGATGCTTGCAAAAAGATACGACTTAGAAGTGGTTTTTGCTAAAGTAAAAAAGGTAAAGCGAGGGTTTTATGAAGCCACATTTGTGCCAATATGTGAGCATCCAAGAACAATTCCTGACTATGAAATCACAGACACCTACCTCAAGGAAGTTGAAAAACAAATACTTGAAGCACCCGAATATTATTTTTGGACACATAAAAGATGGAAACATCGTAAATAAAAAAATCCCTTTTCTAAAAAGAAAGGGGATTTTTATTTGAAATAGTAATCCGATTAAATTCCAGCAATTACTTTTATTTCGTCAATGATTCGTAATGCTAAAACATCTGCTTCTTGTTGTGAAGGAGCTTCGGTATAGATTCTGATAATAGGTTCTGTATTAGACTTTCTCAAATGCACCCATTCGGTAGCAAAATCAATTTTCACTCCGTCAATCGTCGTAATGTCTTCATTTTTATATTTATCAGTCATGGCAACTAAAATGGCATCTACATCAATTTGAGGGGTTAACTCGATTTTATTTTTGCTCATATAATATTCAGGATATGAAGCACGTAAAGCTGAAACCGTCATTTTTTTGTTAGCCAAATGTGTTAAAAACAAAGCGACTCCAACTAAACTATCGCGTCCATAATGCAATTCTGGATAAATTATTCCGCCATTTCCTTCACCACCAATAACCGCCTTATTCTTTTTCATCAACTCCACAACATTCACTTCTCCCACGGCACTTGCTTCATAGCTCCCCTTATGGGCATTGGTCACATCACGTAAAGCACGAGACGAAGACATATTCGAAACGGTGTTACCAGGAGTTTTACTCAATACGTAATCGGCACAAGCCACCAAAGTATATTCTTCGCCAAACATTTCGCCATCTTCAGAAATGAAAGCCAAACGATCTACATCAGGATCTACTACAATTCCAAGGTGCGCTTTTTCTTTGACA
It includes:
- a CDS encoding rhomboid family intramembrane serine protease, yielding MNLILVVIITVTVLLSYRGFNDLSFFRKYEFHVSSIQRGEQIRMISSGFLHVDFTHLLFNMLTLYFFAPLVLAYLGNWTFAIIYLGSLIFGNLLTYIFNKDNYSYRAVGASGAVTGVLYSAIMLQPDMMLGLFFVIPIPAYLFGILYLLYSIYGMKSQSDNIGHSAHFGGAVGGYVITLIKQPQLIVEHSLMVVLLTIPIIVLFIMQRLRKL
- a CDS encoding IS1 family transposase, giving the protein MAFYQSSCIKISDTKICPHCTAPTLIKNGFTANRKQQFYCKTCTKRCIDFYTSKGCSKEINAHIIMLIKEGMGIRSMARVLCISTTTLLKRIVFIAKGVQSPPIYSGQIYEVDEMRTFLRHKGKVIWIVYALDRVNKNVISFAVGSRTKKTLNQVIKTVVLSNPKRIYTDGLIHYKFLIHNTIHKVTRFGTNRIERKNLSLRTQLKRLNRRSICFSKSLLVLSAVLRIYFWL
- a CDS encoding site-specific integrase, yielding MKHKISTLFYAKAAKTSKNGLLPIYQRITVNGERIEMSTSKFIEKAKWNTSAGKIKGSSEEARLINSYLDILKAKVYEAEKWMVNNNLEINAQTFKNKLLGIEEKQHKIILIFQEHNKRMKELINKEFSINTYKKYETTLTHTKEFLKTQYAINDISINRIDLAFINNFDFYLRNTKNCNNNSTIKYIRNFGKIVKQCYKNGWLDRDPFLNYDGRVKEVERTYLTETEIEALLNKKFQIKRLELVKDLFLFSCFTGLAYIDVFNLTPANIIIGIDGEKWISTHRQKTESASKIPILPVTQMIIDKYENHPQSNNEEKLLPILSNQKMNAYLKEIAAVCEINKELTFHIARHTFATTVTLTNGVPIESVSKMLGHKNLRTTQHYAKVLDRKVSEDMKILKDKLTMNLTMTKTSAQS
- a CDS encoding lysophospholipid acyltransferase family protein — its product is MQFLIYIISFPFLWLISKLPFKLFYWFSDGIYVLIYYIIGYRKKIVRHNILIALPNLSESERLKIEKKFYRHMCDMFLEMIKTMSISTEEMKKRFKITNIEVVKEYEQKNKSIILLASHYASWEWLLSINESTSFKCIGVYKKINNPYFDKLIRNIRSKFNSELVATDKTIALIAENQEKGIMGMYGLASDQSPQVHKTFHWQQFMGIEVPVHTGAEMLAKRYDLEVVFAKVKKVKRGFYEATFVPICEHPRTIPDYEITDTYLKEVEKQILEAPEYYFWTHKRWKHRK